In the Sebastes fasciatus isolate fSebFas1 chromosome 20, fSebFas1.pri, whole genome shotgun sequence genome, one interval contains:
- the acsl5 gene encoding long-chain-fatty-acid--CoA ligase 5 translates to MEFLFQVLFSPLPLPAIISLFALAAATFFYLNSRPSPLRSPVDLNKQTLGIKDGARKTALLEKNNNLMSYYYDDATTMYEVFQRGLKVSGNGPCLGYRKLGRPYQWLKYKQVSDRAEHLGSGLLHKGLKPNSDTFIGIFAQNRPEWIISELACYTYSMVVVPLYDTLGPEALVFIIDRAEISTVICDNQIKAETLLQTREKGQTPVLKTIVVMDAFDSEMVERGTKCGVDVVSMQDVEALGENNLQKPIPPKPEDLGIVCFTSGTTGNPKGAMLTHENVVSDAAGVIKSFDVAVIPCPNDVSISFLPLAHMFERVVQTVMYSAGAKVGFFQGDIRLLPDDMKALQPTIFPVVPRLLNRVYDKVQSGAKSPFKKWLLNFAVERKFAEVKEGIIRNNSMWDKLIFHKVQESLGGRVRVMVTGAAPISPSVLNFLRASLGCQIFEAYGQTECTAGCTFTTPGDATSGHVGAPLPCNVVKLVDVEEMNYFASNGEGEVCIKGRNVFKGYLKDPEKTAEALDDDGWLHTGDIGKWLPSGVLKIVDRKKNIFKLAQGEYIAPEKIENVYIRSEPVAQVFVHGDSLQSCLIAIVVPDPEVLPGLAKNLGRQDSVEELCKNTEIKKAILSDLTKLGKEAGLKSFEQVKDVYLHPEQFTIENGLLTPTLKAKRAELQTLFQPQIDKLYANLQ, encoded by the exons ATGGAGTTCCTGTTCCAGGTGctgttctctcctcttcctctcccggCCATCATCTCCCTGTTTGCTCTGGCAGCCGCCACCTTCTTTTACCTCAACAGCCGGCCCAGTCCGCTCCGCAGCCCCGTCGACCTCAACAAACAAACGCTGGGCatcaag GATGGAGCGAGGAAGACTGCGTTGcttgagaaaaacaacaacctgaTGTCGTATTACTACGATGACGCCACGACCATGTACGAGGTGTTTCAGAGGGGGCTGAAAGTGTCAG GTAACGGACCGTGTCTGGGCTACAGAAAACTAGGACGGCCGTACCAGTGGCTGAAGTACAAACAG GTGTCTGATAGAGCGGAGCACCTGGGGTCAGGACTTCTTCATAAGGGATTGAAGCCAAACTCTGACACTTTTATTGGCATCTTTGCTCAGAACAGACCCGAG TGGATTATCAGTGAActggcctgctacacctactccATGGTAGTGGTCCCTCTGTACGACACCCTGGGTCCTGAAGCTCTCGTGTTCATTATCGACCGAG CGGAGATCTCCACAGTGATTTGTGACAATCAAATCAAAGCAGAAACGCTGCTGCAGACCCGGGAGAAAGGCCAGACTCCAGTCCTCAAAACCATCGTCGTCATGGACGCTTTTGACTCTGAGATGGTCGAGCGGGGAACCAAGTGTGGGGTGGACGTCGTGTCGATGCAGGATGTGGAG GCTCTGGGGGAAAATAATCTTCAGAAGCCAATT CCACCGAAGCCAGAGGATCTCGGTATTGTTTGCTTCACCAGCGGCACTACAG GAAACCCTAAAGGAGCGATGTTGACCCATGAGAACGTGGTCTCTGACGCTGCAGGTGTCATCAAAAGCTTTGAT GTAGCGGTTATCCCATGTCCCAATGATGTCAGCATTTCATTCCTGCCTTTAGCTCACATGTTCGAGAGAGTCGTTCAG ACGGTGATGTACAGTGCTGGAGCGAAGGTGGGATTCTTCCAGGGAGACATCAGACTGCTGCCAGACGACATGAAAGCGCTGCAGCCGACCATCTTCCCGGTCGTGCCTCGACTTCTCAACCGCGTCTATGACAAA GTTCAGAGCGGAGCCAAATCTCCTTTCAAGAAGTGGCTGCTGAACTTTGCCGTTGAGAGGAAGTTTGCTGAAGTGAAGGAGGGCATCATCAGGAACAACAGCATGTGGGACAAACTCATCTTCCACAAAGTGCAG GAGTCTCTGGGGGGACGAGTTCGGGTCATGGTGACGGGAGCAGCTCCCATCTCTCCCTCCGTGCTCAACTTCCTCAGAGCTTCTCTGGGCTGCCAG ATCTTTGAGGCGTACGGTCAGACGGAGTGCACCGCCGGCTGCACCTTCACCACGCCAGGAGATGCCACCTCAG GTCACGTCGGGGCGCCGCTGCCTTGTAATGTTGTGAAGTTGGTGGATGTTGAAGAGATGAACTACTTCGCTTCAAATGGCGAAGGAGAG GTCTGTATCAAGGGTAGAAATGTGTTCAAGGGGTACTTGAAAGACCCGGAGAAGACTGCAGAGGCCTTGGATGACGACGGTTGGCTCCACACCGGAGACATCGGAAAATGGCTCCCG AGTGGAGTTCTGAAGATTGTCGACAGGAAGAAGAACATCTTTAAACTGGCTCAGGGCGAGTACATCGCCCCGGAGAAGATTGAGAATGTGTACATACGCAGTGAACCTGTGGCCCAAGTGTTTGTGCATGGAGACAGTCTACAG TCCTGCCTGATCGCCATCGTGGTCCCTGACCCCGAAGTCCTGCCGGGTCTTGCAAAAAATCTTGGGCGCCAAGACTCCGTTGAAGAACTCTGCAAAAACACA GAAATTAAGAAAGCTATTCTTTCAGACTTGACCAAACTGGGCAAAGAAGCAGGACTCAAGTCCTTTGAGCag GTGAAGGACGTGTACCTCCACCCGGAGCAGTTCACCATCGAGAACGGCCTGTTAACTCCGACTCTGAAGGCCAAGAGGGCCGAGCTGCAAACTCTCTTCCAGCCGCAGATCGACAAACTGTACGCTAACCTCCAATAA
- the gucy2g gene encoding guanylate cyclase 2G: MRLILALHFTLTAASIVVNNGTDGSHKLIIGFQAPWNMSFPFSALRLGSAIQIAVEKVNTNPSFLGNYSLDFVYTDTDCNPKVSLGGFIQQVWKENVSALFGPACPEEAEVTGLIASTWNIPMFGFVGQSSKMDNGDVYDSYIKVVPPLKRSSEVLVKTLEFFGWSHVAMIGGGLDSNTWDKVDALWTTVENPLRAKFKLAAAVKFDTSNPQLIYRNVKLVSTVARVIVVLTNSVDSMALLLEAERQGLMNGDYVFFLVQHFEDNLWKYALNSRINQAAIRAFDMTFIIGQKSYEGYDYYDFFEQVFERLKGHPFQSNLTSQRQVSPYAAYLHDAVLLYAMGLKEVVKDGKDPHDGRQLLQRLKNRNNIRFNGASGLVHFDQDGERNVDYSIYDLQHVGDVTKFVPILHFDSHTKAVRPTSAFASVVWPRGRPPSDKPECGFNNELCEWLINDVSLLALLVTFPVVGVLAVLCIGVLILQKLRLQTRLDDSCWWLISYSDITIIREQSGFHALSLSTTASQSCSSGSQSNFSNNSYGLRDKTGREHVFTTIGLYQGNQVAIKYLKNHVSCNFQKPSIIEEFNVMKEMKHENLVQFFGVCIEPPNICLVIQYCRKGSLKDVLKKDVELDGMFKLSFAYDIVNGMEFIHKSNLRFHGNLKPSTCLVDSRLQIKLSGFGLWEFKYGSKKKIIPLENPNHSEMYYIAPELLRQVGLQVNGTGKADVYSFAIIMWELVYSAKSGPYHEINLSPKEIIMQLRTPFQGEPLRPPLSAELCGENINSLLKACWNENPDHRPPFASIRRQLRDTSPDSHANILDNMVEKLEKYANHLEEVVEERTNQLTAEKTRADNLLSSMLPRYIADELMAGKSVEPQSYEMVTIFFSDIVGFTSMCSVSSAMEVVTFLNDLYSLFDDVIKMYDVYKVETIGDAYMVASGLPISNGYQHALEISTMALHFLSAIKVFKIHHMPTKSLSIRIGIHSGPVVAGVVGTTMPRYCLFGDTVNTASRMESNSLPLKIHISQCTADILVQAGSFELEERGEVEMKGKGSHKTYWLLNKQGFNPPLIAHSYPPADSLILQTEKLGMIRVAEKRAQKTLTKAMMTTVDI; encoded by the exons ATGAGGCTCATTTTGGCACTTCACTTCACACTAACGGCCGCCTCCATCGTCGTCAACAACGGCACCGATGGGTCTCACAAGCTGATCATCGGCTTCCAGGCCCCTTGGAACATGTCCTTCCCGTTCAGCGCCCTGCGGCTGGGCTCGGCCATACAGATCGCCGTGGAGAAGGTCAACACCAACCCCTCCTTCCTGGGCAACTACAGTCTGGACTTTGTGTACACGGATACAGACTGTAATCCCAAAGTTTCCCTGGGAGGATTCATCCAGCAGGTGTGGAAAGAAAATGTGTCAGCGCTGTTTGGTCCGGCGTGTCCTGAAGAAGCCGAG GTCACCGGTCTCATCGCATCCACATGGAACATCCCCATGTTCGGCTTTGTGGGACAATCCTCCAAAATGGACAACGGCGACGTCTACGATTCGTACATCAAAGTCGTGCCCCCTCTCAAAAGAAGCTCGGAGGTCCTGGTGAAGACACTGGAGTTCTTCGGATGGAGTCACGTGGCGATGATCGGAGGGGGGCTGGATTCGAACACGTGGGACAAAGTCGACGCTTTGTGGACGACCGTTGAGAATCCGTTGAGAGCCAAATTCAAACTGGCTGCCGCGGTCAAGTTTGACACCAGCAACCCTCAGCTGATCTATCGAAATGTGAAGCTCGTCTCGACAGTCGCCAGAG TGATTGTGGTGCTAACAAACTCCGTGGACTCCATGGCTCTGTTGCTGGAGGCTGAGCGACAGGGTCTGATGAATGGCGACTACGTGTTCTTCCTGGTACAGCATTTTGAA GATAACTTGTGGAAATATGCCCTGAACAGCAGGATCAACCAAGCCGCCATAAGAGCTTTTGACATGACCTTCATCATCGGTCAGAAATCCTACGAAGGCTACGACTATTACGACTTCTTTGAGCAAGTTTTTGAAAGACTAAAAGGACACCCGTTTCAGAGCAACCTGACATCTCAAAGACAG GTCAGCCCGTACGCTGCCTACCTGCACGACGCGGTGCTTCTTTACGCGATGGGACTGAAGGAAGTCGTTAAGGACGGCAAAGACCCTCACGATGGACGGCAGCTGCTGCAGAGATTAAAAAATAGAAACAACATTCGATTTAATG GTGCCTCTGGACTAGTCCACTTTGACCAAGACGGGGAGAGAAATGTGGACTATTCCATTTATGACCTGCAGCATGTCGGAGACGTCACTAAGTTTGTACCCATCCTCCATTTCGACAGTCACACCAAAGCTGTCCG GCCAACGTCTGCATTTGCTTCGGTGGTCTGGCCGAGAGGAAGACCTCCATCCGATAAACCAGAATGTGGTTTCAACAATGAACTCTGCGAATGGCTCATTAATG ACGTCTCCCTGCTGGCTCTGCTCGTCACCTTCCCCGTCGTCGGCGTGCTGGCGGTTTTGTGCATCGGAGTCCTCATTCTGCAGAAGCTACGGCTCCAGACGAGGCTGGATGACTCCTGCTGGTGGCTGATCAGCTACAGCGACATCACCATCATCAGGGAGCAATCA GGATTTCATGCTCTATCTCTGAGCACCACGGCCAgtcagagctgcagcagcggCTCTCAGTCTAATTTCTCCAACAACAGCTATGGCCTGAGAGACAAGACAGGGAGGGAACACGTCTTCACCACCATCGGTCTCTACCAG GGAAATCAAGTGGCCATCAAGTACCTCAAGAACCACGTTAGCTGTAATTTCCAGAAGCCTTCAATTATCGAAGAGTTCAATGTG ATGAAAGAGATGAAACATGAGAACTTGGTTCAGTTCTTTGGTGTTTGCATCGAGCCACCGAACATCTGTTTGGTCATCCAGTACTGCAGGAAAGGCAGTCTGAAG gacGTTCTGAAGAAAGATGTCGAGCTGGACGGGATGTTTAAGCTGTCCTTTGCTTATGACATTGTCAAT GGAATGGAGTTCATTCACAAAAGTAACCTGAGATTTCACGGGAACCTGAAGCCTAGCACGTGTCTCGTGGACAGTCGACTCCAGATAAAACTCTCTGGCTTTGGCCTGTGGGAGTTTAAATACGGGAGCAAAAAGAAGATCATCCCACTGGAAAACCCCAATCATTCAG AGATGTACTACATAGCCCCCGAGCTTCTGAGACAAGTCGGTCTCCAAGTCAATGGGACGGGGAAAGCGGATGTCTACAGCTTTGCCATCATCATGTGGGAGCTCGTGTACAGCGCAAAGTCTGGCCCGTATCATGAAATCAACCTGAGCCCTAAAG AAATTATCATGCAGTTGCGGACGCCTTTCCAAGGGGAACCCCTCCGCCCACCGCTGTCTGCGGAGCTATGTGGAGAGAACATCAACTCACTGCTGAAGGCCTGCTGGAATGAAAACCCTGACCACCGACCGCCGTTTGCATCTATACGGAGACAGCTGAGGGACACCAGCCCAGACAG TCATGCAAATATACTGGATAATATGGTGGAAAAGTTGGAGAAATATGCAAATCActtggaggaggtggtggaggagaggacCAATCAGCTCACAGCAGAGAAGACCCGTGCAGACAATCTCCTCTCCAGCATGTTACCAAG GTACATCGCAGATGAGCTGATGGCGGGGAAGTCAGTGGAGCCTCAAAGCTACGAAATGGTGACCATCTTCTTCTCTGACATCGTGGGCTTCACGTCCATGTGCTCCGTCAGCTCTGCGATGGAGGTGGTGACGTTCCTCAACGACCTCTACAGTCTCTTTGACGACGTCATCAAGATGTACGATGTCTATAAA GTGGAAACAATTGGTGATGCATACATGGTAGCCAGCGGTCTACCCATCAGCAACGGCTATCAGCACGCTTTAGAGATATCTACGATGGCTCTGCATTTCCTGAGTGCCATCAAGGTCTTCAAAATCCACCACATGCCTACTAAGAGTCTTTCAATCCGCATCGGGATACACTCTG GTCCAGTGGTTGCTGGAGTGGTCGGCACCACGATGCCTCGCTACTGTCTCTTTGGCGACACGGTGAACACGGCCTCTCGAATGGAAAGTAACAGCTTAC CCCTGAAGATTCACATATCTCAGTGCACTGCTGACATCC